Proteins from one Nitrospirota bacterium genomic window:
- a CDS encoding ferritin-like domain-containing protein, whose translation MSTKKIIDALNKDLALEIAATLQYLHHHWTGEGYDSPAVLELFEKISRDEMKHMEMIAERINYLGGDPTTVPDVIKKGGDLVKMMKDDLEGENIAIKQYKAHIKLFDELGDPTSRLMMEQILSDEERHADIWETTLGVKK comes from the coding sequence ATGAGCACTAAGAAAATAATTGATGCGTTGAATAAAGACCTTGCGTTGGAAATAGCAGCGACACTTCAGTATTTGCATCATCATTGGACAGGTGAAGGATATGACAGCCCTGCTGTCCTTGAGTTGTTTGAAAAGATAAGTCGTGATGAGATGAAACACATGGAGATGATTGCAGAGAGGATTAATTACCTTGGCGGTGATCCGACAACGGTTCCTGATGTGATTAAGAAGGGCGGAGACCTTGTCAAGATGATGAAGGATGACCTTGAAGGGGAGAATATAGCGATAAAGCAGTACAAGGCGCATATTAAACTTTTTGATGAATTGGGCGACCCCACAAGCAGGCTTATGATGGAGCAGATACTTTCTGATGAAGAAAGGCATGCTGATATCTGGGAGACGACGCTGGGCGTAAAGAAGTAG